A genomic window from Microbacterium sp. ET2 includes:
- a CDS encoding DUF4062 domain-containing protein — translation MTGGDAATAGLVEPAGADGHERVIRTPDQRLRIFVSSTLRELADERVAVRGAIESLRLAPVMFELGARPHPPRALYRSYLAQSDVFVGIYGDSYGWVAPEEQVSGLEDEYNLAPREMPKLIYIRASERRDPRLVALIDRIRDDDTAAYLSFSSVDELRDHVRDDLATLLAERFDASRPLADREISDVVPAAAPKVPVPYTSTIGREEDVAAIRELLTGPAHVVSLIGPGGVGKSRLAIEVARASEDLFPDGVYFVLLEGVLEPGLVVPTIAYSLGVRDNGEAPLEERIARALSGRRVLVVLDNFEQVVEAAPLLVRLSHASPMATFLVTSRIVLRIRGEQVYDVAGLPVPDSWTRATRERVRTTPACRLFADRASAVSPDFALSDANAQDVADICRRLEGLPLGIELAAAKVRVLGTRGIAERLEQSLPLLTAAVRDLPDRHRTMRATIEWSVSLLPAPQRAMLEDLGVFATRFTFDAVEAIGRGRSWGADAMEDLAALVDSSLVKPVDVDGRPVFSLLALVREYAVGRLKERGDAAAVRAAHADHYRHLVARIAPRLGGPGQADAVAELGLDLPNLRAAVRHLIHTGRLDDAGDFAWSLLIYWWVAGFFAEVRVWMLELLGKDQPITPHTRAVAWFFALWGEMWQRPSEEAVAGLGECIRLFEESGDEDAAAMALAARATARLQLELPDLDTAERELTAAVERLHALGNTWAEAITEVARGRLAWLRGLTDDALGHFDRATVAAAAGGDLFTTSVAGNHLARLQLVRGEIDTAEGQCVRTLLVSLRLHFEEGIAYGLEGLCAVAAARGDGERAGALSAVAAVIRHRIGVFDAEAFTVHTPQLDAMRAVDPDAVAAGERRGAELTLAEAIALALPADARDEAAALIARW, via the coding sequence ATGACGGGGGGCGATGCCGCCACCGCCGGGCTCGTCGAGCCCGCAGGCGCGGACGGGCACGAGCGGGTGATCCGCACGCCCGACCAGCGTCTGCGGATCTTCGTCAGCTCCACCCTGCGCGAGCTCGCCGACGAGCGCGTCGCGGTGCGGGGCGCCATCGAGAGCCTGCGTCTGGCGCCGGTGATGTTCGAACTCGGCGCCCGGCCGCATCCACCCCGCGCGCTGTACCGGTCCTACCTGGCGCAGAGCGACGTGTTCGTGGGGATCTACGGCGACAGCTACGGGTGGGTGGCGCCGGAGGAGCAGGTCTCGGGCCTGGAGGACGAGTACAACCTCGCGCCCCGCGAGATGCCGAAGCTCATCTACATCCGCGCATCCGAACGTCGCGACCCGCGCCTGGTCGCCCTCATCGACCGCATCCGCGACGACGACACCGCGGCCTACCTCTCCTTCTCGTCGGTCGACGAGCTCCGCGATCACGTCCGCGACGACCTGGCGACCCTGCTGGCCGAGCGCTTCGACGCGTCCCGCCCACTGGCTGATCGCGAGATCTCGGATGTCGTCCCGGCCGCGGCGCCGAAGGTGCCCGTCCCGTACACCTCGACGATCGGTCGGGAGGAGGATGTCGCGGCGATCCGCGAGCTCCTGACCGGCCCCGCCCACGTGGTCAGCCTCATCGGACCCGGCGGAGTCGGGAAGAGCAGGCTGGCGATCGAGGTCGCCCGCGCGAGCGAGGACCTCTTCCCCGACGGAGTGTACTTCGTCCTCCTGGAGGGCGTCCTCGAACCCGGCCTCGTCGTCCCCACGATCGCCTACTCCCTGGGCGTGCGCGACAACGGCGAGGCGCCCCTGGAGGAACGCATCGCGCGGGCATTGTCCGGCCGCCGCGTCCTCGTGGTCCTGGACAACTTTGAGCAGGTGGTCGAGGCCGCGCCGCTGCTGGTGCGCCTCTCGCACGCCTCCCCCATGGCGACCTTCCTCGTGACCAGTCGCATCGTCCTGCGCATCCGCGGCGAGCAGGTCTACGACGTCGCGGGGCTGCCCGTCCCCGACTCGTGGACACGCGCCACGCGGGAGCGCGTGCGCACCACCCCCGCGTGCCGTCTGTTCGCCGACCGCGCGAGCGCGGTCAGTCCCGACTTCGCCCTCTCCGACGCCAACGCGCAGGATGTCGCCGACATCTGCCGTCGCCTGGAAGGCCTGCCGCTGGGCATCGAGCTGGCGGCGGCGAAGGTGCGGGTCCTCGGCACCCGGGGGATCGCGGAGCGATTGGAGCAGAGTCTGCCGCTGCTCACCGCGGCGGTGCGCGACCTCCCCGACCGGCACCGCACGATGCGGGCCACCATCGAGTGGAGCGTGAGCCTGCTGCCGGCCCCGCAGCGCGCCATGCTCGAGGACCTCGGCGTCTTCGCCACCCGGTTCACCTTCGATGCGGTGGAGGCGATCGGACGGGGCAGATCCTGGGGCGCCGATGCGATGGAGGATCTCGCGGCGCTCGTCGACTCCTCGCTGGTCAAGCCCGTCGACGTCGACGGTCGCCCCGTCTTCTCCCTGCTGGCGCTGGTCCGCGAGTACGCGGTGGGGCGGCTGAAGGAGCGGGGGGATGCTGCCGCGGTACGCGCCGCGCACGCCGATCACTATCGCCACCTCGTCGCGCGCATCGCGCCCCGGCTGGGCGGACCGGGACAGGCGGACGCGGTCGCGGAGCTGGGCTTGGATCTTCCCAACCTCCGCGCGGCGGTGCGTCACCTCATCCACACCGGCCGGCTCGACGACGCCGGGGATTTCGCGTGGTCTCTCCTGATCTACTGGTGGGTGGCCGGCTTCTTCGCCGAGGTGCGGGTGTGGATGCTGGAGCTCCTCGGCAAAGATCAGCCGATCACCCCGCACACCCGCGCCGTGGCCTGGTTCTTCGCCCTGTGGGGCGAGATGTGGCAGCGCCCGAGCGAAGAGGCCGTGGCGGGGCTCGGGGAGTGCATCCGGCTGTTCGAGGAGAGCGGAGACGAGGATGCCGCGGCGATGGCGCTCGCCGCGCGGGCGACGGCGCGGCTCCAGCTCGAGCTGCCCGACCTCGATACCGCCGAGCGGGAGCTGACCGCCGCGGTCGAGAGGCTCCACGCCCTCGGCAACACCTGGGCCGAGGCCATCACCGAGGTCGCCCGCGGACGACTGGCGTGGCTCCGCGGGCTCACCGACGACGCACTCGGACATTTCGACCGCGCGACGGTGGCGGCGGCCGCCGGCGGTGACCTCTTCACGACGTCGGTCGCCGGCAACCACCTCGCGCGACTGCAGCTCGTCCGCGGCGAGATCGACACGGCAGAAGGGCAGTGCGTGCGGACGCTTCTCGTGTCGCTGCGCCTGCACTTCGAAGAGGGGATCGCCTACGGGCTCGAAGGGCTGTGCGCCGTCGCCGCGGCCCGCGGGGACGGCGAACGGGCGGGCGCACTGTCGGCGGTCGCCGCCGTCATCCGCCACCGCATCGGCGTGTTCGACGCCGAAGCCTTCACGGTGCACACCCCGCAGCTCGACGCCATGCGCGCGGTCGACCCCGACGCGGTCGCCGCCGGTGAGCGCCGCGGCGCCGAGCTCACCCTCGCCGAGGCCATCGCGCTCGCTCTCCCCGCCGACGCCCGCGACGAGGCTGCCGCGCTCATCGCCCGCTGGTGA